Proteins from one Streptococcus mitis B6 genomic window:
- a CDS encoding conjugal transfer protein, with the protein MFKKNKKQTETIKEPKEKKVRTVKVGTHKKTVIALWVVLIASVSFGVYKNFTAIDQHTTHEKEIIELCLQDTNGIENFVKNFAKSYYTWNNSKEAIEARTQAISGYLTKELQDLNVDTIRTDIPTSSTATNVIVWSIEQSGTNTFSATYEVDQQIKEGEKTSNVKATYTVKVHIDADGDMVIVQNPTLAPAIEKSDYEPKTPEADASVDADTVNDATAFLETFFKLYPTATEKELAYYVSGNVLEPIGRDYLYSELINPIFTKDGENVKVKVAVKFLDNQTKATQVSQYELVLHKDSNWKIIG; encoded by the coding sequence ATGTTTAAGAAGAATAAGAAACAGACAGAAACTATCAAAGAACCAAAAGAAAAAAAGGTGCGTACTGTTAAGGTAGGCACACATAAGAAAACCGTGATTGCGTTGTGGGTGGTGCTTATCGCAAGCGTGAGCTTTGGAGTGTATAAGAATTTTACTGCTATCGACCAGCACACGACCCATGAAAAAGAAATCATTGAACTTTGCTTGCAGGACACCAACGGGATAGAAAATTTCGTGAAGAATTTTGCGAAGTCCTACTACACATGGAATAACAGCAAAGAAGCTATCGAAGCAAGGACGCAGGCAATCAGCGGTTATCTGACAAAGGAATTGCAGGACTTGAATGTTGATACAATCAGAACGGATATACCGACCAGCTCCACAGCTACAAATGTGATTGTATGGAGTATCGAACAATCGGGAACGAACACTTTTTCTGCTACCTACGAAGTAGATCAGCAGATAAAAGAGGGAGAAAAGACAAGCAATGTGAAAGCAACCTATACCGTAAAAGTCCATATAGACGCTGACGGGGATATGGTAATCGTTCAGAACCCTACCCTTGCACCAGCAATCGAAAAATCAGACTATGAGCCTAAGACACCAGAAGCAGACGCAAGTGTAGACGCTGATACTGTAAACGACGCTACCGCATTTCTGGAAACATTCTTTAAGCTGTACCCAACAGCCACAGAAAAAGAACTTGCCTATTATGTATCTGGTAATGTACTTGAACCTATCGGCAGAGATTACCTTTATTCTGAACTGATAAACCCTATCTTTACAAAGGACGGGGAGAATGTGAAAGTCAAGGTTGCTGTGAAATTCCTTGATAATCAGACAAAGGCAACGCAGGTATCGCAATATGAGCTTGTGCTACATAAGGATAGCAACTGGAAGATTATAGGATAA
- a CDS encoding helix-turn-helix domain-containing protein, translating to MDNRFNKSWYGDKAQLVDSDNDCVIIDYGCKGKGIITSYNLYDGITLCFLDFYTDEIMPSQKFNPDIISIVHCQAGRYECEFSNHQMFYLSEGYFSIMGTKHLPISFSFPLKKCYAFSLVIDKHALSADTQKILNDFCLDMDKISERLKLNKNGYLSHADFELGHLFEEFYNAKDKESITYFRVKAIEFLYFINKLSGNEETEFRYFNKKYIQITKDVCKYMTEHLEEKVSLEQLAYEKGINLSLLYKVFAQVYGDTPYSYIKKYKMNIASNELRNSKRKINDIALSLGYSNASKFSIAFQSVYGILPKDYRKAEN from the coding sequence ATGGATAATAGATTTAATAAATCTTGGTATGGAGATAAAGCACAATTAGTCGATAGTGATAATGATTGTGTTATTATAGATTATGGCTGTAAAGGAAAAGGTATTATTACAAGTTATAATCTTTATGACGGTATCACACTTTGTTTTCTTGATTTTTATACAGATGAAATTATGCCCTCACAAAAATTTAATCCTGATATAATTTCTATTGTCCATTGTCAAGCGGGGCGTTATGAATGTGAATTTTCTAATCATCAGATGTTTTATTTGTCAGAAGGATATTTCAGTATTATGGGGACTAAACATTTGCCTATATCTTTTTCCTTTCCCCTAAAAAAATGTTACGCATTTAGCTTAGTCATAGATAAACACGCCCTTAGTGCAGATACACAAAAAATTCTAAATGATTTTTGCTTAGATATGGACAAAATAAGTGAAAGATTAAAGTTAAATAAAAATGGATATTTAAGTCATGCAGACTTTGAGTTAGGACATCTTTTTGAAGAATTTTATAATGCTAAAGATAAGGAAAGTATTACCTATTTTCGTGTTAAAGCAATCGAATTTTTATATTTCATCAACAAACTGTCGGGCAATGAAGAAACTGAATTTCGATATTTCAACAAAAAATATATACAAATAACAAAAGATGTTTGCAAATATATGACAGAACATTTAGAAGAAAAAGTATCTCTGGAACAATTAGCTTATGAAAAAGGAATTAACTTGTCGTTACTGTATAAAGTCTTTGCACAAGTATATGGAGATACTCCTTATTCTTACATAAAAAAATACAAGATGAATATAGCGTCTAATGAATTAAGAAATTCAAAGCGTAAAATAAATGATATTGCGTTAAGTCTTGGATATAGTAATGCAAGTAAATTTTCTATTGCATTTCAATCGGTATATGGTATTTTACCTAAAGATTATCGAAAGGCAGAAAATTAA